A single window of Bordetella genomosp. 11 DNA harbors:
- a CDS encoding NADPH-dependent FMN reductase, whose protein sequence is MDYQITVLVGSLRKASFNLQLARAMEKLMPPHFKLTHANLDLPLYNQDLDQAMPAAPLALKDQIRRSQGLLFVTPEHNRSIPAALKNAIDWGSRPYGQNVWTGKPSGIVGISPSNAGTALAQQHLRNILAAEGSMALTLPEVFLQMKDGFFDADGAIANTDTRAFLQGWVDRYVAWVEKLA, encoded by the coding sequence ATGGACTACCAGATCACCGTCCTTGTCGGCAGCCTGCGCAAGGCTTCGTTCAACCTGCAACTGGCCCGCGCGATGGAAAAGCTGATGCCCCCGCATTTCAAGCTGACCCACGCCAACCTGGACCTGCCCTTATACAACCAGGATCTGGACCAGGCCATGCCCGCCGCGCCCCTGGCGCTGAAGGACCAGATTCGCCGATCGCAGGGTTTGTTGTTCGTCACCCCGGAACACAACCGCTCCATCCCGGCCGCGCTGAAGAACGCCATCGACTGGGGCTCGCGCCCCTACGGCCAGAACGTCTGGACCGGCAAGCCCAGCGGCATCGTCGGGATCTCGCCCAGCAATGCGGGCACCGCGCTGGCCCAGCAGCATCTGCGCAACATCCTGGCGGCGGAAGGCTCGATGGCGCTGACGCTTCCCGAGGTGTTCCTGCAGATGAAAGACGGCTTTTTCGACGCCGACGGCGCCATCGCGAATACCGACACCCGCGCCTTTTTGCAGGGTTGGGTGGACCGGTATGTCGCGTGGGTCGAAAAACTGGCGTAG